Proteins encoded by one window of Shewanella avicenniae:
- the hsdR gene encoding type I restriction-modification system endonuclease — protein MASSNEPSNFGFLVEHDQLFVDLANAAEAAFSSDPNTTLLKLRQLGEAMAQHIAVLAGIEFDEKTKQADLLYRINRDLKLEPMVRELFHTLRIEGNIANHQFRTKHKEAINGLIVARKLAIWFHQTFSKSSKAFKPGPFIPPKDPSTELFALQAEIDGLKAQLQNANIELDSSQQLNELIQKEKDDYEALALAMDEESKALALQAAKHEQELEQVRQDYEAKLKAHQQHTKQQNEQAQRSQRNKISRKAFQASKTIVVDEQLTRILIDQQLNDAGWKANTEVMCYSANVRPEKGVNKAIAEWPTSTGNADYVLFAGLTPIAVVEAKRENINVAGKISQAERYSRGFKLAGNFECPWELAGRSVAWADEQEGHYKIPFVYSCNGRPYVPQLAEQCGTWFRDVRDPSNLKRALPSFHTPSGLLDLLNRSKEAAQAKLQKEPFGYLKLRDYQEKAIQKVETVLSQNVRSALLAMATGTGKTRTIIGLIYRFLKAERFKRILFLVDRFALGDQASNDFKEVPLEQNLSLSGIYNIAELGDMASEAETRIQVSTVQAMVKRVFMNDNPPPLDQFDCIIVDEAHRGYTLDQEMTEGEIATRDASQYLSSYRRVLDYFDAVKIALTATPAKHTSEIFGKPVYTYSYREAVAEDWLIDHEPPIRYETLLTQKGISFAKGETVSSINTQTGEIESSELEDELNFEVDAFNRRVINEPFNKVICEELVKELDPFGDEKTLIFCATDLHADMVKRLLDEAFKDMYNGKYNQAAVAKITGESDKVNQLIRQYKNERYPNIAITVDLLTTGIDVPKICNLVFMRRVKSRILYEQMIGRATRRCDEIGKTVFRIYDPVDIYAALSEVNTMKPLVKDPNISIEQLFEELTNPESLDQALNAPGEQQGETQADVVLSQLGQKVMRILRKAEKKAEAKPELKQKLNELQDLWGVEPKNLHTHLRKLGPKEASVFINQHAGLLKQLAEVKQLLGTEYQPIISEHDDELKERTQSYGAHQRPEDYLQSFKEFIDQQINLSTALAVVVNRPRDLTREQLKEIKMLLDGAGYSEATLQTAVRNQSNQEIAASIVGHIRRAALGEALIPFEQRVNNAMQAIYALHQWTSVQRKWLEKLAKQLKNEVVLDQQFINQRFRDDGGVKGVNKRLDDQLDTVLDELKSHLWEAS, from the coding sequence ATGGCATCATCTAATGAACCCTCAAATTTTGGTTTTCTTGTCGAGCACGACCAACTGTTCGTTGATCTAGCCAATGCGGCTGAAGCTGCATTTTCTAGCGACCCTAATACTACGTTGCTAAAACTCCGTCAATTAGGTGAAGCAATGGCGCAGCACATTGCTGTTCTTGCTGGTATTGAGTTTGATGAAAAAACAAAGCAGGCAGATTTACTCTACCGTATTAATCGTGACCTAAAACTCGAACCTATGGTGCGAGAGCTATTTCATACGTTACGTATTGAAGGAAACATAGCAAACCACCAGTTTCGCACTAAGCATAAAGAAGCGATAAATGGCCTCATTGTCGCCAGAAAACTAGCGATTTGGTTTCATCAAACGTTCAGTAAAAGTAGTAAGGCATTCAAGCCCGGTCCCTTCATTCCTCCTAAAGATCCAAGTACAGAACTTTTCGCCCTTCAAGCTGAAATCGATGGGCTAAAGGCTCAGTTACAAAATGCGAATATTGAGCTTGATTCTAGTCAGCAGCTAAATGAGCTGATTCAGAAAGAAAAAGACGACTATGAAGCATTGGCTTTGGCAATGGATGAAGAGTCTAAAGCGCTGGCACTGCAAGCTGCAAAGCATGAACAAGAGCTTGAGCAAGTTAGACAAGATTATGAAGCTAAGTTAAAAGCCCACCAGCAGCACACTAAACAACAAAACGAGCAAGCGCAGCGCTCTCAGCGTAACAAGATCAGTCGCAAAGCATTTCAGGCCAGTAAAACCATTGTTGTCGATGAGCAGCTAACTCGAATATTAATAGACCAACAATTAAATGATGCCGGTTGGAAAGCCAATACTGAGGTAATGTGCTACTCCGCAAACGTACGCCCAGAAAAAGGCGTAAACAAGGCGATTGCTGAGTGGCCAACGTCTACGGGTAATGCAGATTACGTATTGTTTGCAGGCCTTACCCCTATTGCCGTGGTTGAGGCAAAAAGAGAAAACATCAATGTTGCAGGTAAAATATCCCAAGCGGAAAGATATAGTCGAGGCTTCAAATTAGCGGGCAACTTTGAGTGTCCATGGGAGTTAGCAGGCAGAAGCGTTGCATGGGCAGATGAACAAGAAGGGCACTATAAGATTCCATTTGTTTATTCTTGTAATGGCCGACCTTATGTTCCCCAACTCGCAGAGCAATGCGGAACATGGTTTAGAGATGTTCGTGACCCTAGTAATTTAAAGCGCGCTTTACCTTCATTTCATACCCCGAGTGGTTTATTAGATCTGCTCAATCGAAGCAAAGAAGCAGCGCAAGCCAAGCTACAAAAAGAGCCGTTTGGCTACCTTAAACTTCGTGACTACCAAGAAAAGGCGATTCAAAAAGTAGAAACCGTTCTTAGCCAAAATGTGCGCTCTGCGCTACTCGCTATGGCAACCGGTACAGGCAAAACCCGAACTATTATCGGGTTAATCTATCGCTTTCTTAAAGCGGAACGTTTCAAGCGCATACTATTCTTGGTGGATCGTTTTGCACTTGGCGACCAAGCTTCAAACGATTTTAAAGAGGTTCCGCTAGAGCAAAACCTCTCACTCTCTGGCATCTATAATATTGCCGAGTTAGGCGATATGGCCTCAGAGGCAGAAACGCGCATTCAGGTTTCAACTGTGCAGGCCATGGTGAAGCGTGTCTTTATGAACGATAACCCGCCACCGCTGGATCAATTTGATTGCATTATCGTCGATGAGGCTCACCGCGGTTATACACTCGACCAAGAGATGACCGAAGGGGAAATCGCCACCCGCGATGCTTCACAATATCTTTCGAGCTATCGACGCGTGTTAGATTATTTTGATGCCGTAAAAATTGCCTTAACCGCCACACCAGCCAAACATACGTCTGAGATTTTCGGTAAACCGGTTTACACCTACTCATACCGTGAAGCAGTCGCTGAAGATTGGCTTATTGATCATGAGCCGCCAATTCGTTACGAAACACTGTTGACTCAAAAAGGCATTTCATTCGCTAAGGGTGAAACCGTTAGTTCCATTAATACACAAACAGGTGAGATCGAGTCTTCTGAACTGGAAGATGAACTCAATTTTGAGGTGGATGCGTTTAACCGGCGTGTCATCAATGAGCCGTTTAACAAAGTTATTTGCGAAGAATTGGTCAAAGAACTCGACCCGTTTGGTGATGAAAAGACGCTGATTTTTTGTGCCACAGACCTGCATGCTGACATGGTAAAGCGTCTGTTAGATGAAGCGTTTAAAGATATGTATAACGGCAAATATAACCAAGCTGCCGTTGCTAAAATCACCGGCGAAAGCGATAAAGTTAACCAACTCATTAGGCAGTACAAAAACGAGCGCTACCCCAATATCGCCATAACTGTCGATCTGCTCACAACCGGTATTGATGTGCCTAAGATTTGTAACCTCGTATTTATGCGTCGTGTCAAATCGCGCATTTTGTATGAGCAAATGATAGGTCGCGCGACTCGTCGCTGTGACGAAATCGGTAAAACCGTTTTTCGTATTTACGATCCCGTTGATATCTACGCTGCATTAAGCGAGGTCAACACCATGAAGCCCCTAGTGAAAGACCCGAATATCTCCATTGAACAATTGTTCGAAGAACTGACAAACCCTGAATCATTAGACCAAGCACTTAATGCGCCCGGTGAACAACAAGGTGAAACGCAAGCGGATGTCGTTTTGAGCCAACTGGGTCAAAAAGTCATGCGCATTCTACGTAAAGCGGAAAAGAAAGCGGAAGCCAAACCCGAGTTAAAGCAAAAGCTGAACGAACTCCAAGATTTGTGGGGTGTAGAGCCTAAAAACTTACATACACATCTTCGTAAACTCGGGCCAAAAGAGGCTTCAGTGTTCATCAATCAGCATGCGGGGTTACTGAAGCAATTAGCAGAGGTTAAGCAGTTGCTAGGCACCGAGTATCAGCCAATTATCTCTGAACATGACGACGAGTTAAAAGAACGCACTCAAAGCTATGGCGCCCACCAGCGGCCTGAAGATTACCTGCAAAGCTTTAAAGAATTCATTGATCAGCAAATTAACCTCAGTACAGCATTAGCGGTTGTGGTAAATCGCCCCCGTGACTTAACCCGTGAACAGCTAAAAGAGATCAAAATGCTGTTAGATGGGGCAGGTTACTCCGAGGCCACGCTGCAAACCGCAGTGCGTAACCAAAGCAACCAAGAGATTGCGGCCAGCATTGTAGGGCACATTCGCCGAGCCGCCTTGGGCGAAGCATTAATTCCGTTCGAGCAACGGGTCAATAATGCGATGCAGGCTATTTATGCGCTACATCAGTGGACGTCAGTGCAGCGTAAATGGCTCGAGAAGCTCGCCAAGCAACTTAAAAACGAAGTCGTGCTAGACCAGCAATTTATCAATCAGCGCTTTCGTGATGATGGTGGCGTAAAAGGGGTTAACAAGCGCTTGGATGATCAGCTAGATACGGTATTGGATGAACTTAAATCCCACCTTTGGGAAGCAAGCTAA
- a CDS encoding class I SAM-dependent DNA methyltransferase has protein sequence MTQNDIVQKLWNLCDILRDDGINYSDYVTELVLLLFIKMVHENTEAELLDKHILPEGCRWTDLNGKSGITLLNDYKAILLALSTGKRVVLDPNDPEKTKEVQVHDDALISAIYADAQTRLREPRHLEQIIKTLDQIDWFSAQRDGLGDLYEGLLEKNASETKSGAGQYFTPRVLINSMVRCIKPQPGEYIQDPAAGTAGFLIAAHEYIKAQPEYDDLTVKQTDFQRYNAYVGVELVPNTRRLALMNCLLHGMEGDDEGVVHLGNSLGNVGQSLKPADVILANPPFGTSKGGEASITRDDLTFDTSNKQLAFLQHIYRNLKPGGRAAVVLPDNVLFEAGKGTDIRRDLMDKCNLHTILRLPTGIFYAQGVKTNVLFFTKGSASDKHQHENCTENVWVYDLRTNMPSFGKRTPFSDNHLAPFEQVYGEHAGGLSPRNEGEYSFNAADIEVDVTSVEENQNLASDKLLNSRWRCFSRDWIRDSKQDSLDISWLKDKNSVDASSLPEPDVLAREAKEELEAALSELDALLKALEGAV, from the coding sequence ATGACCCAAAACGATATCGTTCAAAAACTCTGGAACCTCTGTGACATCCTCCGTGATGACGGCATTAACTATTCAGACTATGTCACTGAGCTTGTGTTGCTGCTGTTTATTAAAATGGTGCACGAGAATACTGAAGCCGAACTGCTAGACAAGCACATTTTGCCTGAGGGTTGTCGCTGGACCGATTTAAACGGCAAGTCAGGCATTACTCTGCTTAACGATTACAAAGCCATATTATTGGCGCTGTCTACCGGCAAACGCGTGGTGCTGGACCCAAACGACCCAGAAAAAACAAAAGAAGTTCAAGTGCATGACGATGCACTCATCAGTGCCATTTATGCCGATGCACAAACCCGTTTACGTGAACCACGCCATTTAGAACAGATCATTAAAACCCTCGACCAAATTGATTGGTTTAGCGCCCAGCGCGATGGCTTGGGTGATCTGTATGAAGGGCTGTTAGAGAAAAACGCCAGCGAGACCAAATCCGGTGCTGGTCAGTACTTTACTCCGCGGGTACTGATTAACAGCATGGTGCGTTGTATCAAACCGCAACCGGGCGAATACATTCAGGACCCAGCAGCAGGTACAGCAGGCTTTTTGATTGCCGCCCATGAATATATTAAAGCGCAGCCCGAATACGACGATTTAACAGTAAAGCAAACCGATTTTCAGCGTTACAACGCCTACGTCGGCGTGGAGTTAGTACCTAACACCCGACGCTTAGCCTTAATGAACTGTTTACTGCACGGTATGGAAGGCGATGATGAAGGTGTGGTGCATCTTGGCAACTCACTCGGCAATGTCGGCCAAAGCCTGAAACCAGCCGATGTGATTTTGGCAAATCCGCCGTTTGGTACCAGCAAAGGCGGCGAAGCCAGCATTACCCGTGACGATTTAACCTTTGATACCAGCAACAAGCAGTTGGCGTTCTTACAACACATTTACCGCAACCTTAAACCCGGTGGCCGCGCCGCAGTGGTGCTGCCAGACAACGTGTTGTTTGAAGCCGGTAAGGGCACCGATATTCGCCGTGACTTGATGGACAAGTGCAACCTGCATACGATTTTGCGTTTACCCACCGGCATTTTTTACGCCCAAGGCGTCAAAACCAATGTGCTCTTTTTCACCAAAGGCTCGGCCAGCGATAAACATCAGCACGAAAACTGCACCGAAAATGTCTGGGTCTATGACCTGCGCACCAATATGCCAAGCTTTGGCAAACGCACCCCGTTTAGTGACAATCACTTAGCACCTTTTGAGCAGGTTTATGGCGAACATGCTGGTGGACTCAGTCCGCGTAATGAAGGTGAATACAGCTTTAATGCCGCAGATATTGAGGTTGATGTTACTTCTGTGGAAGAAAACCAAAACCTCGCTAGTGACAAGTTGCTCAATAGCCGCTGGCGTTGCTTTAGCCGTGACTGGATCCGCGATAGCAAACAAGACTCGCTCGATATCAGTTGGCTAAAAGACAAAAACAGTGTGGATGCCTCAAGTTTGCCGGAGCCAGATGTGTTAGCGCGAGAGGCGAAAGAGGAATTGGAAGCCGCGCTTAGTGAGTTGGATGCGTTGTTGAAGGCTTTGGAAGGGGCTGTGTGA
- a CDS encoding restriction endonuclease subunit S, with protein MVEVNLSKGWAFTTIGSVARVSSGVGFPIKYQGKSEGLYPVYKVGDVSKAVTTKNGNLAVAGHYVDEREVAELKGEVFPVGATLFAKIGEAVKLNRRAFVRKPGLADNNVMAVIPDKSDSNRFLYHFLRVIDLTETSRSTTVPSIRKGDIEEVELYLPPLAEQKVIADKLDTLLAQVESTKARLERISDILKHFRQSVLSAAVSGKLTEEWRKRNISQFPYPRLQLGKIIHEMRNGLSSKPNELGNGYPILRISSVRPLSLDQNDVRHLDVSETEKERYALRPRDLLFTRYNGSIEFVGVCAQVKSLDHDVLLYPDKLIRVRVNNEHVTSEYLELFSACQEARDYVQSLVKSTSGQKGISGADFKKMDVALPAIIEQIEIARRVEELFTFADSIEQKATAALGRVNNLTQSILAKAFRGELTADWRAANPDLISGENSAEALLAKIQTERSKLVQRKSRRA; from the coding sequence ATGGTTGAGGTTAATCTGTCCAAAGGCTGGGCTTTTACAACCATTGGGTCAGTAGCTAGAGTCTCAAGTGGCGTTGGCTTTCCAATTAAATATCAGGGTAAATCAGAAGGTTTATACCCAGTTTATAAAGTTGGAGATGTCTCGAAAGCTGTTACCACCAAAAATGGAAACTTGGCTGTTGCTGGTCATTACGTGGATGAAAGAGAAGTTGCTGAATTAAAAGGGGAAGTCTTCCCTGTTGGCGCTACTTTGTTCGCAAAAATCGGCGAGGCTGTAAAGTTAAATAGAAGGGCATTTGTAAGAAAGCCCGGTTTAGCTGATAACAATGTTATGGCTGTCATCCCCGACAAATCTGATAGCAATAGATTTTTATATCATTTTTTGCGAGTGATTGATTTAACTGAAACGTCTAGGTCCACGACAGTTCCTTCAATTCGAAAAGGTGATATAGAAGAAGTTGAGTTATACCTTCCCCCTCTAGCTGAACAAAAAGTCATCGCCGATAAACTAGATACGCTACTGGCACAGGTAGAAAGCACCAAAGCCCGCCTTGAGCGTATCTCTGACATTCTAAAACACTTCCGTCAATCCGTCCTCTCTGCGGCAGTCAGCGGAAAGTTGACGGAAGAATGGCGGAAAAGAAACATCTCTCAATTCCCTTATCCAAGACTTCAACTGGGTAAAATCATTCACGAGATGCGTAATGGTCTTTCGTCTAAGCCAAATGAGCTTGGCAATGGATATCCAATCTTGCGAATAAGTTCCGTTAGACCGCTCTCACTCGATCAAAATGATGTACGTCACCTAGACGTATCGGAAACGGAGAAAGAACGTTACGCCTTAAGACCGAGAGATTTGTTATTTACTCGCTATAACGGCAGTATCGAATTCGTTGGAGTATGTGCTCAAGTAAAGTCACTCGATCACGATGTTCTTTTGTATCCGGATAAACTGATTCGTGTCCGTGTGAATAATGAACACGTAACTTCAGAGTATCTTGAATTATTCTCTGCGTGCCAAGAAGCCCGTGATTACGTGCAATCTCTCGTGAAGTCAACATCAGGTCAGAAAGGGATTTCCGGCGCCGATTTTAAAAAAATGGACGTAGCTTTACCAGCAATTATCGAACAAATCGAGATCGCCCGCCGTGTTGAAGAACTATTCACCTTTGCTGATAGCATTGAACAAAAAGCTACAGCGGCATTAGGACGGGTCAATAATCTCACTCAGTCCATTCTTGCCAAAGCTTTCCGCGGTGAACTCACTGCCGACTGGCGTGCCGCCAACCCCGATCTTATCAGCGGTGAAAACAGCGCCGAAGCTTTGTTAGCAAAAATCCAGACTGAGCGTTCAAAACTAGTCCAGAGAAAGTCTCGGCGGGCATAG
- the fic gene encoding protein adenylyltransferase Fic, with the protein MTWCPDQPHNALTALPPALESIETHAVFKACIPARAALAELKQAGELLPNQGLLINLLPLLEAKDSSEIENIVTTTDKLFQYSQEDTGADPATKEALRYRSALNQGFRQLSQRPLCVSTALEVCSTLKDSEMEIRRIPGTTISNQTTGEVIYTPPAGEAVIRDLLSNWEKFIHSEDDIDPLIKMAIAHYQFEAIHPFYDGNGRTGRILNVLFLIEQQLLTLPILYLSRYIVQHKADYYRLLNQVTREGDWQAWLLFMLKGVEQMAYWTCGKIAAVRELMELTSEHVRTALPKIYSHELVQVIFEQPYCRISNLVERDIAKRQTASVYLKQLADIGVLEELTVGKEKLFVHPKLMQLMTRDSNQITPYTMAE; encoded by the coding sequence ATGACATGGTGTCCTGACCAACCACACAACGCACTGACAGCATTGCCACCAGCGCTTGAAAGCATTGAGACGCATGCCGTATTCAAAGCCTGTATTCCCGCGCGAGCAGCCCTTGCTGAACTAAAGCAAGCGGGGGAGTTATTACCCAATCAAGGCTTGCTCATCAATCTTTTGCCTCTGCTTGAAGCAAAGGACAGTTCTGAAATTGAAAACATCGTCACGACTACCGATAAACTGTTTCAGTATTCGCAAGAAGACACCGGAGCAGATCCCGCCACTAAAGAAGCACTGCGTTACCGTAGTGCGTTAAACCAAGGCTTTCGCCAGTTGTCGCAGCGCCCATTATGCGTAAGCACTGCTTTAGAAGTTTGTAGCACGCTTAAAGATAGCGAGATGGAAATTCGCCGCATTCCCGGCACAACCATTAGCAACCAGACGACAGGCGAAGTGATTTACACGCCACCAGCAGGAGAGGCGGTGATCCGCGACCTGTTGAGCAATTGGGAAAAGTTCATTCATAGCGAAGATGATATCGACCCGCTGATAAAGATGGCGATTGCCCATTATCAGTTTGAAGCAATCCATCCATTTTATGACGGCAATGGCAGAACTGGCCGCATTCTCAATGTACTGTTTTTGATTGAACAGCAATTGCTAACATTGCCGATTTTATACCTCAGCCGTTATATCGTGCAGCATAAAGCGGACTACTATCGCCTCCTCAATCAAGTGACCCGCGAAGGCGATTGGCAAGCGTGGTTGCTGTTTATGTTGAAGGGCGTTGAGCAAATGGCCTACTGGACCTGCGGCAAAATAGCAGCCGTGCGCGAGTTAATGGAATTGACCAGCGAGCATGTAAGAACCGCTTTGCCCAAGATATACAGCCACGAGCTGGTACAAGTCATTTTTGAGCAACCTTATTGCCGTATCAGTAACTTGGTTGAACGTGACATTGCTAAACGCCAAACCGCGTCAGTGTATTTAAAACAGTTGGCAGATATCGGCGTGTTAGAAGAACTCACCGTCGGTAAAGAAAAGCTATTTGTGCATCCCAAACTAATGCAATTGATGACCCGTGATAGCAACCAAATTACGCCGTACACCATGGCAGAATAA